In Gammaproteobacteria bacterium, the genomic window GTAGCCGCCGGGTCAGTTCTTTTAATATCAGCAGGTTGTCACGCGCCGCACCCTGACTGTCGGCCAGATGCAGTTCGATCAAATGATTGAGGCCACGCACCGACGGCCGCTCTCGCAACGAGGCAATAATGCGTTCGCTGGCGGCCTGCTCCTTGCCCTGCTGTCGCAGCACATCGGCCAGGGCCAGCAGGGGGCTGATGCCGTTAAACTCCGCGACCAGATGGTCCAGGTACTGCTCGGCCTCTTCCAGCCGGCCCAGGCTCTGATAGCACTTCAACAGGGGCCCAACGACCTCGGGCAGGTACTGGGCGTCCTGTTTTTCCACCCGCTTCAGGGTCTTGATGGCTGCCTTGCAGTCGCCGTTGCGCCTTTCGATGTTCGCCTGCAAGAGGGTGGCGCGCACACAGTGTCGATCGGCATCCAGAGCCCGTTTACACATTTTCAGCGCCGCCGGGTATTCCGCGCCGGCGAACAGGCCATCACCCAGCTCACAGTAGAATTGCGCGATATCGGCATTCATGCGCCGCCCGGTGAGATGCTCCAGTCGACGCGCGGTATCAATGGCCTTCTGCCAGTCCTTTTCCTGGGTATAGATAATCAGCAGTTTTGCCAGACCCTCGGCGCGATACTCACCCTGCTCCAGCAATTCCGTGAACAGGCTCTCCGCCCGGCCCAACATCCCCGCATGCATGTAATCCTGGCCCAGCTCAAACAGGGCCAGGGCACGCTGTTTTTTGCTCAGGGTCGGGCGGGCGATCAGGTTCTGGTGGATGCGGATGGCGCGGTCAGCCTCGCCCCGACGACGGAACAGGTTCCCCAGCGCCAGGTGGGTTTCAACCGTGTCATTGTCGATCTGCAACATGTTCACAAACACGTCGATCGCCTTGTCGGGCTGCTCGTTCAGCAACAGATTGAGGCCCTTGAAATAGTCCGGGCCACAACGCTGCAGGGTCTCGGCCGACGACTGGTAGTGACGGCGCGCCACCCACCAGCCCGACGCAGCGGCCACCGGCAGCAGAAGGAATAATAGGGTCAGTTCCATAACGGGTACATCATCAAGGGTCTAGGGACGAGGAGCTAATGGCTGTCTTTGAGTGGCAAAGAACGCAGATTCGCGACCTCCTGCTCGGCAAGCTTATTCGATTTTCGGAGTTTTGCCAGTTCGCGCTTCAGTCCCAGCACGATACCCAGCGATGCCAGCACACCACACCCCGCACCCACTATCAGGGCGACCACCATCAGCAGGGATAACGGCGCCTGCACGCTGCCAAAGTAATAGTCCAGCTGCACGTTTTCGGCGTTCATGAGCGCGAACGTCAGGCCCAATAATGAGACCAGCAGCAACAAGGCAAATGAGGCAATGCGTTTCATATATGATCTCTCCCCTGGTGACACCTGACCCGTTTACACCGCCATCCGCCGGTCGGCACATCGATCTGCGGCACGACTCGCGGCACTACTCAAGCACTAACGGTACCACAAAAAAAAACGGTACTCGCGAATTCGCAAATACCGTCTTGGTGTAAATCAGCATATTGTCAAAACCCGGGTTACAACAATACCTGTATGACCTGAATCTGTTTGTATCGAAATAGTGCGATAACGATCAGTTTAAAGAGGTGACAGCCTAGTCTTTACGAATATTCACACGTTCCCGTAGATCTTTGCCCGGTTTAAAGTGTGGAACATACTTACCCGACAGTGCCACGGCGTCTCCCGTTTTCGGGTTACGCCCAATCCGTGGCGGGCGAAAACGCAGTGAAAAACTGCCAAAGCCCCGGATCTCGATACGCTGCCCCGTCGACAGATTTTTTGCCATCTGTTCGATAAGCGTCTTCACCGACAACTCGACATCTTTATACGGCAGATGTGGCTGTCTGCGTGCAATTCGCTCGATTAGTTCTGATTTCGTCATCTCACCAATCCTGTTCTCGCCAAAGCTATTTCCACTAAATGGGACAATCCAGAGGTACCGCGGTGAGCCGCCCCGCTCTTGCTATGGGTGGCTCACCGTTTGTTATCGGTACTTTTGTACTGTTATTTAGCTATACAGCGTCCGGTTACTCCGCTTCTTTACTACTTTCCATTTGCTGTTTCAGCAGGTCACCCAGGGTACCACCCTTGGATTCAGGCTGTTGACGGCTGTAGTCCTGGATCGCCTCGACCTCTTCCGCGGTATCCTTGGCCTTGATCGACAGATTCAGGTTACGGTTTTTGCGATCGACACCGATGAAGCGTGTCTCGACTTCCTCACCCACCTTCAGCATGGTGCGGGCATCTTCGACGCGGTCACGGGCGATCTCGGAGGCACGAATGTAACCTTCGATACCGTCACCCAGGTCCACCGTGGCGCCCTTGGCGTCCACTTCGGTGATGGTACCGTGCACATTGGTACCCTTGGGGTGTGCGGCCAGGTAGTTGGAGAAGGGATCCTGCTCCAGCTGTTTGACGCCCAGGGAGATACGCTCGCGCTCGGGATCAATCGCCAGAATCACGGTCTCCAGCACATCGCCCTTCTTGTAGGCACGAATCGCGTCTTCGTCCGATTCACTCCAGGAGATGTCGGACATGTGCACCAGGCCGTCGATGTTGCCTTCCAGACCGAGGAATACACCGAAGTCGGTGATGGACTTGATGGTGCCGCTGATCTTGTCACCCTTGTTATGAGTGGCCGCAAATTCATCCCACGGATTCGCCTTGCACTGTTTCATACCCAGTG contains:
- the lapB gene encoding lipopolysaccharide assembly protein LapB, whose protein sequence is MELTLLFLLLPVAAASGWWVARRHYQSSAETLQRCGPDYFKGLNLLLNEQPDKAIDVFVNMLQIDNDTVETHLALGNLFRRRGEADRAIRIHQNLIARPTLSKKQRALALFELGQDYMHAGMLGRAESLFTELLEQGEYRAEGLAKLLIIYTQEKDWQKAIDTARRLEHLTGRRMNADIAQFYCELGDGLFAGAEYPAALKMCKRALDADRHCVRATLLQANIERRNGDCKAAIKTLKRVEKQDAQYLPEVVGPLLKCYQSLGRLEEAEQYLDHLVAEFNGISPLLALADVLRQQGKEQAASERIIASLRERPSVRGLNHLIELHLADSQGAARDNLLILKELTRRLLEEKLPYRCGNCGFKAKTLLWHCPSCKDWASIRPIQGVIGE
- a CDS encoding LapA family protein, coding for MKRIASFALLLLVSLLGLTFALMNAENVQLDYYFGSVQAPLSLLMVVALIVGAGCGVLASLGIVLGLKRELAKLRKSNKLAEQEVANLRSLPLKDSH
- a CDS encoding integration host factor subunit beta; the protein is MTKSELIERIARRQPHLPYKDVELSVKTLIEQMAKNLSTGQRIEIRGFGSFSLRFRPPRIGRNPKTGDAVALSGKYVPHFKPGKDLRERVNIRKD